In the Populus trichocarpa isolate Nisqually-1 chromosome 1, P.trichocarpa_v4.1, whole genome shotgun sequence genome, GCATTTAACTCCTGAATTCAAAGGTACTCTCAATCAAGTTGCCCCCCTTCTGTGTCTGTCTATGTTCATGCCGTGTTTAGTTATTTGCGAATCGGGTCAAAAAACTGAGGCTTTTGTTGTTTATTAGCAGAATTGAGACCTCCCCAGATGGAAATGATGTTAATTTAAGTGTTCTTGTCGCTTAAATTGTGCTAGCAGAATTAAGTGTTTGTTGATTATGGTTTCAGAGATAAACCCTATGAGAAAATTGCCAGCTATAGTTGATGGAAGGTTCAAGCTGTTTGAGAGGTAATTTAAACACTTCTCTTGCCTTTGTCATCTCTCACATTTTTCGTTTCTGTAAATCTAGGACCTGAGTTTGTTGCTAGCcatttttcctatgatttaGTTATGTGACCTGCACCATAAATTGTAGATGACAAAGAGAATTGGCACTCCCTTTTGCcgttaaacattttaattcgtCAAATTACTTATTGAATTATTGATTGTTCTTTGCAGTCACGCGATCTTAATTTATCTTGCTTGTGTATTTCCGGGAGTTGCTGATCACTGGTATGTAAAAGCTGCTTATCCAATGTAATTAATTTCTGTACATTTTGGGATATGGGTGGCTTAAATATAGGAAATTCTTGCTggataaagaaatgaaatgggTATTGGCAATGATGTAGATATGATGTAAGCTGTGTTGTTCTTAACGCCCAAAAAAATGTGTTGAAAAAAAGCAAGGAACATGCTCCTGTCACTAAGGGCTCGTGGGCTATTTGTTGATCTGTTGTCTTTTGTTGTACCAAGGCAGACTTTGTTGATTGCTTTAATCTTTAAGATATGAAAGGAGAAACTGGACAATATTAGTATAGTCActtttcaatctttaaaaatGGACAACATTAGCAGGGACGTTTTTCTATTTACTAAAACTTACTGGTTAAATGAATATGATTCTCACTGTAACCACACTGAAAAGGTGCTTGGTCTTGTCTAATGCAGGAACAATGTGTATTTGGTTGACCTATGCTTTCTCGTGCAGGATTTTTAGTATATTCAaagaatattttgttattttttatttaattccaaGATTTACATGCCATGGCCAATTATAAACAAGTCTGCCTGTTCCCACTGTAAGGTACCCAGCGGATCTTTTCAAAAGAGCTAAAATCAACTCGGTTTTGGATTGGCATCACTCCAACTTACGCCGTGGTGCAGGTATGccataaaaaatttgatctgAAACAATTGTGAGAATCATTATTTTGTacatgtttaatttgattttgctgTTATGCTTCTGACTTGGAAATTGACATACAAAACAGCTTATATTCCACTGGTTCTAGTTACAATGTTCCTGGCGACTTCCACTGGAaagcttttgtttatttttctttcccaagATTCTGATAAGCTGGTGCTTTCCATTTTATACTTCTTCTTCAGCTGAATATGTCAAGAATACCACATTAGCACCTGTCCTTGGTCTACCTCTGGATCCACAAGCAGCTGCTGAGGCCGAGAAAGTTCTATTTTCATCCCTGTCAAAGATAGAGTCTGTGTGGCTTAAGGGAAGTGGCCGGTTCTTGTTAGGTGGAAATCAACCATCCATAGCTGATCTAAGCCTAGTTTGTGAACTAATGCAACTGGAGGTATATAAATATGACTCTTTGCTTCTATGATATAATTAGTATTGGCTATGTAActataaagaaacaaagaaagggATGTATTGGCTGCGATAGAGATAAAAATTCTTAGTCAGAGAGTTACTTATAGTTTTGGTATTAGGATTTTGAGGCATGAGGACTTAATCAAATTTGAACACAAGGGAAAAATCTGTGCTGCCTCTctcctcccttttcttttccaacacCCAACGACATGCACACTTGATCTCACTGTCAGAACAGAGCAAGGTGCTATAGAGATGAACAAAACATGGATGTAGTAGTGTGATGGGTTATGTCTTCTAGGCAGTAGTCAGAAGTCCAACTTGTTTTTATGGACTATCGCCTTATGTTTACTGATGCTGAAATGGGAATATAACTCTGCAAGGAAAGATTTCAGCTTCATGCTCTTACGTTGAATTTTCCATGGATGTAAAGGTTAATTACATCATAAGTTtcacgtgttttttttaatggctgAAACCTAGAGCATAATTTACAGTGTCTAGGATTGCAGGCAATACCTTTTTTGTTCTTGCTCTGATATTACCTGACTGTTTGGGaagaaattcatttaaaaaacatagatcttctatattttttacacTTGTTGAACTGTAAGATAGGATTTTTTGTTGCTCTAAATTTACCTTGAAATTCTTTCATATAATGCGAGGAAAAGAATCAAAGAAGTTGCCTCATGAAGGCATTCTCAAGTAGAACTTGTTTTTGGCTGTAGGTTTTGGATGAAAAGGATTGCAGCCGAATACTTTGCCCCTACAAGAAGGTTCAGCAGTGGATGGAGGATACAAAAAATGCAACAAGGCCACACTTTGATAAAGTGCATCAAATCTTGTTCAAAGCCAAAGTGAAACTGCAGAAGGTACGGTCAATGAGCACAAACAGTGagaacttgaaaacaaaattggcCTCAAAGATGtaagaattattttgtttgaagtCATAAATATACATATGGTAAGCAATCTGGGTTCATCCTGTAGAGGCTTCAGCCAAGAATGATGGTTAATACCCAAATGATTGGAGCAAATAATGGGTTGTGCAAGTAGTTGtgatttcttgcaattttttgtaataaaaatttgGGCTACAAAGAGATGCTGTATCATAGACATCTGCAAATGCAATCGACAAAAAGCCTCATTGTGGAACttcttttgaattgaaaattgtCACAGCAATTGTTTAGACTTGTCTGCGAAGCAGTAGTTATTTCTGGTTGAAATTTGATCCATGCCCTCTTCAAGTGTTTTACTTCTAGAAACTAGGAGTACTATGTTTTAGTCCATGACACCATATATGTTTCCATTCTCCCCGAGGGTAATTCTCAATCATAATATCGTAACTCTTTGAGTTCTTGCATCTTTAACTTGCTCAATCTTCATTCCGTGGAGTAGCCACAAATCCAGAGAGATCATAACACAATTATCATAATGTTATTTGTATGCCAAGAAACAGCCAACATCATTAATAGTTCAAGCAACACACCTTAAATTTATCATCAAGTTAATCCCGAGGGTGCGTGCTTGATCATGTCTGAGTTAATAGTCACATGTTCAAGTTATTCTCGTGTTGATGGCAATCTCAAGGTAGCAAAACACCTGGCTACATTTATTAAATGCTTGGCACCAATATTTCTATCTGCAAACCTGTGAAAGAAATCCCGACTTTCACAAGTCTTGCTATGGTGATTATCATTTGAAACAGGAAGAAAACTCTAAACATTTAACGCACCATGTATAAAATCTCTCGTCTTTGCtcattttcctttacttttAATACCTCATGCAGCAGCAGTCAATTGGCAACGCTTCCTACATATCGTCTAGATTGCTCTCAATCAACTCCTGATCAACTCTTAATCACTATCTTTATTCAATGAATTTCTATTTCCTAGATTTTCCAGTTTCTTGGGCCTTATGTAATTCGTCAATAAGAGAGAGTTCTGAACCACACTGACTAAAGAGGCAGCCATGGAGCCCACGGAAAAGGTCCACTATCCACAGTGGTAAACGGAGTCCAGCGCCAGGGAAAAGCGCCCCGGCTGCTATTGGAATGCCAATGAGGTTATACTCCAAAGCCCCATTTGTAGTTTAAACCGTGTTGGAATGTGGATAAAATTGGAAATTcagttaaaattatgttttttaaattttaaattttttttattaattgtttttaatgtatttctaagaaaaaaaatattttaaaccccAACCGCTACTACAATTCTAAATAAGACATAAACCAATTCAAGAAAAGCTTTTCTTATGGCACGTGATGCATAATgggattaaaaatattcttataaaaatatttttttaattaaaaatatattaaaataatatatatgttttatttttttaatattaatacattaaaattagtgaaaaatatttaaaaaattattaatataatattttttaaaacaaaaaataatttgaaaaaaacaggttgaatataaaaaataaacgcACATGAACCTAGATAAGTGTATAGCAGTCAGTACATCCTCCAAATTGCTCTTCATCGGAACTATGCCATTGCTTCAGTTTCTGCAAGCATCCGTTCTACatcaacatttaaaaatatttttctaaatattttttgtattttttttaaagtgctagAGTATAAAAATACTCAAAAGGAGTGCAGACAAATTAAATGCAAATGTGCCAAATGGATAGTTACCAAGATCAAATTTAGAACCCTTTCAGGTAATAGCCTCCAAAATTCATCCTACTTCAATTCCAataccaaagaaaaaacaaaactgtaTATATATCAAAGCAattggaaaaaggaaagaaaagccaAAATGCTAATAGAATCATATAGTTTTACCATTTTGAGTGTCATTATAAATAATAGCAATAATGAACTGTTTGCAGGATGAATTTTCATAAGAGTCATTTTCATGCCTCTGGATGACTATATTTTCCTGAGTTAAatcttcacacacacacacagagagatTGGATCTCTGGAATTCACTTAACCATTCTGAGTTAAATTTTGACATATAATACAAAGCAACATAACAACGAGCTTTTACTTGAGTATTTGTCTTCAAATACTTTATCCAACAGTTGTTGAACACGTATATTAGTAAAACTGGGGAAGAACATGACTTGAGCCCTATTGTTCAAGACATCAACAATGGCCTCAAGCACGCCGGGAAGCCTTTTGATAGCCTTCTCAACTGAACCAGTGCAAGCAGAACATGTCATTCCTGTGACCGAGAACATTGCCTTTGTTGAGAAAAAGACAACAATATTGCAATGTATTCAAGTAAACTGGAAGAATGACAGTACTGTTGATAAAAAGCTTTGACTATTATATAGCCTTACAACAgtaacaaaaagcaaaaaaaaaacagcccaCTAACTACACTAACAGAAAGTGGTAACGTGCATGAGGAAATAgtctaacaaagaaaaagtcTTCCTACATAGTAGGAACTTATTAGCAACAGAAACGTAACAATTTATTTAAACCAATCTTATCAATCCCTCCCTTAAATTCACTGTCATCAAACAATTAGTTTATACTACCAACCTCACATACTCCCATTAAACTTTGAAGCCTCTGGAAAACATCAATCTTTAATGGTTTGGTCATTATGTCTGCCACCTGATCTTTGCTCCAACAGTGAATTAAAGCAATCAAACCTTCCTTTGTGAGACTCCTTAGAAAATGATACCTTACATCGATATGCTTACTTCGACCATGCATCACAAGATTCTTTGATAGCTTAATGGTTGAGCTGTTGTCATATCTAATCAGAGTACAAGTCTCATTACTGTACTCAAAGTCCCTTAACACTCTTTTCATCCATATAGCTTGACACGCACATACTGCAGCTGCTACAAATTCTGCTTCTGTAGTAGACAAAGTAATGATAGgttgcttctttgaacttcaTGTTACAGCACCCGAACTCAGCAAAAACACATAACCACTTGTGCTCTTTCTATCCTCCACATCTCCTGCATAATCACTATCTATGAAAGCAAATAGTCCATCATCTCCACCTTTCTTGTAATGAATACCATAGTTCACCGTCCCTTTTAAATATCGAAGAGCTCTCTTTGCAACCTGTAGATGAGGTTCAGTTGGTTTTGCCATAAATCTGCTTATGAGACTGGTGACAAACATCATGTCTGGTCTTGTGGCAGTGAGATACATCAAGCTTCCCACTAATTGCTTATAGTATGTCTCATCCACAGTGATTCCATTCTCATCCTTATTGATCTTAAAACCTGGAACAATCAGACTACTCACCTCATTGCTTTCCAGCATTTCAAATCTCTTCAGAATCTCCagagcatatttttttatatatgaaaataccaTATGTTCTTTGAAGTACTTCAATGCCAAGAAAAAATCTCATGCATCCCAAATCAGTCATATCAAATTCTCTCAACATGGACCTTTTGAAATCACACATCAAATCTTTATCATCACTAGTAAAAATTAGATCATCAACGTAAATACTTACAATGATGATTTTTCCTGCCCCATTCTTCTTTGTGAACAAGGTTTGCTCACTATCGCACTTCTGAAAACCCTCCTTGATAAAATGTGCCTCAATTCAACTAAACCAGGCTCATGGAACCTGTTTTAATCCATACAACGCTTTATGTAGTTTGTAGACCAAGTGCTCCTTGCCTTTCGTCTCATAACCCCTTGGTTGTTCAATGTAAACCTCTTCACTCAATTCTCCATAAAGAAATGCTGACTTGACGTCTAACTGGAAAATCCTCCAATTCTTTTGTGCTGCCAAAGCAATGATCATCCTTACGGTGTCCATCCTTGCCACTGGTGCAAAAACCTCTGTGTAGTCTATACCATGCTTTTGTGAGTAGCCTTTGGCTACTAGACGTGCTTTGTGCTTGTCAATCTCTCCATGTTCATTGTATTTGGTCTTGTACACCCATTTGACGCCAATTGTTTTTGCTCCAGTAGGCAATTCACTTAAAGACCATGTTTTATTCTTCTCAATAGAATTGATTTCACTATCCATAGCTCGCCTCCACTTCTCATCTTTCACTGCTTCTTCAAAATAAAGAGGATCTCCTGTTGAAACATTTTGAACCATGTATGCCTCGTCTTCTGTTAGCTCATCTGTAGTGATGTAGTCACTTAAGTAAGAAGGAGGACGTCTTACTTTTTGTTCATAAACCCTCCCTGCATCCTCATTAAAAACATTAGAAATTCTATAATTCTCACAGCCCCGTGGTATACTGCTCTATCCCTCATCACAACCTTgtgtttctcttctctcattctcatttctttctccccgtgtttctcttttttcattCTCTTCATTAGCCATactgtcatttttattttcactcacCCTATCTTCTCCCTCACTATCTTCTCCCTCACTGTTGTTTTCGTCAGTGTCTCCCCACTCCAAATCTAATAAGATTTGTCCCTCATAACACACCTCACAATCCCACTGTTTGTCttcctaaaaaataacatcCCTGCTTACAACTATTTTCTTAGCTATAGGATCAAACAATTTGTATCCTTTGGACTCGTCACTAACTCCCAATAGAACAGAAGGAAAacttttatcatctaatttacCTCATTTAACATCTAGAACATGAACATGAGCTAAGCATCCAAAGATACGAAAATGCTCAACAGAAGGTTTTACTCCACTCCACGCCTCTTGTGGTGTAATATTCTTCAATGCCAATGTAGGACATCTATTCAAAACATAGAAGGTCCAGTTCACTGCTTCTGGCCAGAATGTTTTGGGGAGCTTTTTATCAGACAGCATAGAACGAACCATATTCATCacattttgatttttcctttcagCCATCCTGTTTTGCTATGGCGTGTAAGTAGTGGTTAACTGCCTCTTGATGCCATTTGCTTTGCAGAAATCAGTGAATTCAGTTGAAGTGAATTCTCCCCTCTATCTGTCCGTAAACATTTGATACCCAATCCTTTCTCCTTTTCCAccaattttttgaaaaactggAAACAAATCAGCACCTCACTATTTGCTGTCAATAAGAATACCCATGATTTAcgactaaaatcatcaataaagcaTAAAGTATACCTCTTTCCACTATTTGAAATAAGAGAAATTTGCCCACAGATGTCTGCATGAATAAGTTCCAAAGGCTGACTTGCTCTCCACGTACTCTGTGTTGGCATGTTACCACGATGTTGTTTGCCATGAATGCAATCTCTGCATGTAGTGTTTGAAACTTGAAATTGAGGAAGTCCATGAACCATCCCCTTGTGTTGCAAAGTTTTCAATCCTTTGTAACTCAGGTGACCATATCTTTGATGCCAAAGGTGAAAAAAGATCATGTGAACTTGTATAAAAACATCTTTCTGATGGAGCATTTAGAGAAGCTGGTGTATGCGATAGCAGTATAAATATTCTGTTTATACTCATTTCAGTCTGAATAATCAGACCCTTAAGCGGATGATAAATTTTGCAAACTCCTCCTTGAATTAAAATAGCCAAGCCTCGTTCTTGAAGTTGACCTATGCTCAAGAGATTGTTTTTGAGCTCTGAAACATAATACACTTTATGGACAACATGGTTGATTCCATTCAAAAACAGCTTTATACTTCCCTTTCCAATCACATTCATTCTACTATTGTTTCCTAATTTAACTGAATGAACAAAACTCTCATCCAAGTTTGTGAACATACCTTTATTGCCACGCATATGGTTGGAACATCCTGAGTCAAGAAACCAAGCATCAATCTGTTTTGTTTCATGTGACTCAACATATGACATTAACATCATATCATATTCTTCATTTACTTCTGCATAATTTGCTTCTTTATCCCATTTCGGACATTTATATTGGAAATGTCCAAGATTATGACATTTGTAGCATTCCACAGCAGCCTTGTTGAATGCTGGTCCTTCTCTTCCACATCCTCTTCCTCTGTAGTAACTTCTTCCATGTCCTCTGCCCCAAGTTTTGTCATCGGTTGTCACCTTCAGAGCTTGCTCCACATTGTTGCTtctgtgaaattttttttcgtGTACAACGAGGGAGCTCTGAAGTTCATCAATGGTAATTGCATCCAAGTTCCTAGATTCCTCAATCGAACaaactatataattaaatttgtcCGTGAGAGATCGTAGGATTTTTTCACATATCGTGACATCAGTCATGATCTCCCCATATACTCTCATCTTATTTGCCACTGTCATCACTCTAGCAAAATAGTTAGTAATTGTTTCACCAATCTTCATTTCAAGAACCTCAAAGTCTCTTCGTAGAGCTTGAAGATTGGAACGGTTTACTCGAGCATTCCCTTCATATTTGGTCTTCATGGAATCCCAGATCTTCTTGGAGGTGTCTTTGTCCAAAATGGTCTCTAGGATACTCCTGTCAATTGCTTGGAAAAGATAGTTTTTTGCTTTGAGATCTTTGAGTTTTACTGCATCTAACTCTCGCTGTCGTCCTTCTGATAATGGTTGCTCTCCATGTGCTGGTTCTTTATAACCAGTTTCAATTAAACTCCAATATTCCTTGCTTCGAAGGAAATTTTCCATGAGCATGCTCCAATGGTCATAATGACCATCAAAACATGGAATGGAAGGTTGCACAAAATTGCCTTCAGAAGTCATCgtcctctctctatctctctgtGTTTGAAAGTCACTTAAAAGCCGcggcttttatttttctcagtCCCAGTGggggctctgataccagttTATTGAGAAAAAGACAACAGTATTGCAATGTATTCAAGTAAACTGGAAGAATGACAGTACTATTGATAAAAAAGCTTTGGCTATTATATAGCCTTACAATAGTAACAGAAAGCCAATAAAAACAGCCCACTAACTACACTAACATAAAGTGGTAACGTGCATGAGGAAATAgtctaacaaagaaaaagtcTTCCTACATAGTAGGAACTTATTAGCAACAGAAACGTAACAATTTATTTAAACCAATCttatcaatccttttttttttaacaacaacaaTTCATTTCTATGATATATAGTAATGTGTAGCTACCATTCATGTCTAttctaagtattttttttcatccactTAACCTAAAACATACAACAGTATGGCAAagtttaaaactcttttcaacGTGGAATTTCGAAAAGAATGCTATGACTACTACAAGAAAGGATCAGGCCAGAAGAACAAGTGATGACGAGACTCATCATGAAGTGGATTGAAGAAAAGGTAGATCTGAGATCCATCTTGAATCCCATAATTAGAGATGTTCCATCTCCATCCTGATAAATTATCAGATGACTTTGATTGTTATCGAGAAACATGATCAAACGATCTTGAGGCAGCTCTTATTGTGCCTCAATCTCTCGCTTGAGATCAGCACCTGTGGCATTATTATCTAGTTGAATGTAGAAGAGGATACCTGTCAAAATCTCCACCACCAACCTCATTATATAAAGCATAAGGTTTTTGTTCATCCCTGATCAGTCCCAttcaagagagaaaaaggaagagagaaagaCCCAAACAGTCATGTATTGTTTGAAATCTGTTCACCTAGACAACCACGTTATGattgttaaagaatcatctcaacccaatagcttaagctgttaggtgaggtcccatgatatgatttatattattctccaatacaccccctcaagtgaaagccctttgggcttgaaacttgcacagacccacattaccttgtgtttaatttttatcaaataaatagggatggtgagattcgaactcgtgaccgcttggtcatcaaagctctgataccatgtcaaataaccatctcaacccaatagcttaagctgttaggtgaggtcccaggatatgatttatattattctccaacagCCTTCACCTATGTCCCTTCCACGCCTTTCGGGTACTTTGGCATGGATGTATAGTGAGGCCTCGGTAACAAGTTCCCGTAATTCTCCCTGCGTAAGCAAGTTAATGTCAAGAACTTGGCAGAAATAAAAATGTTGGAAAAGGTGGGTATCTTTTTTACTTGTGGAGCTTGTAGTTTTGGCAGTTAAGCTTTTGCAGCACAGAGCATGAAGTTAATGAAACTTTGAGCAACTTCTCATTGAGACATCATTACTGCCTTCACCGCATTGTATATTTTTTGGGTTCCTTTATAACAAAGTCTCAAAGCTGGAGGACTCTTAGTGAGAGGTAGTGGCTATAGGGAAAGGCACTTCTTAAATGGCTTGTGATTCAGAATCGAAGGGTGAGTGGGGGTGATGAtcttgtttgatttaaaaaggaagaaaaggaaagaattcaGCAATGATTCttgagaaaattcaatttttcaggGTCCACCATTTTCTAAGTTGTACTAGAATTGCTCTTGctgttttctttcttgcatGATTTGAAGAGTTGAATACAGACAATGGAAACTCCATAAACTCCATGAGAAATAATTCTGTTAAGAACACAGAAACAATTCTTGGGCTAAATTCTATTTCACTCCTCTATGCAGAACAAAGTAGAACTAAACACTTAGCTGCAAACCTTGGTGGTTTTAACAAATTTGTTGCCTATCCAAGCTACTTCTAAAGAAATAGCAACTCTTGAAAGGGGCTAAGCAGGCCACCATGGTTTGGTGGTGATAATACCGTTACTGGTTTTGGCTCTTGCGCCAAGTCTATACCTAGCAAGAACAATTTAGCTTCTTGATCTCGAAAAAGGTAGGTTTGAAGCCTTTCCATCCATCCTAATGTTttgtatgaatattaaagaagGAAAGTTTGGTTTACAGTCTGGACTTTCTCCCTTTGTTCATATAGAAATGGATGCTGAGCAATATCCTACAATGTTTTCATTTAGTGCTAAGTGGCTAGGAAAACGATATCCAAGTTTGATATTATATTCAAGATTTTCACAGAAAACAAGTGGATGCCACCTTGTCCATGTTTCTATTAACTGTTGCTGATTAAAAACGTTTCCTAATAAGATAACGATCCTGTACTCTAAGAAGCTATCGAGTGTGTTTTAAagttttcaaagtattttttatttgaaaacatattaaaataatattattttataaaaattatttttacacctAACTatacaataacataaaaaagttaattttaaataaaaaaatttagatttttaaaaaacgcAGTTTGTAATGGAATCCAAATCAGCCCTAATCTATACAGATTACATTACAGACAAACAACAAAGAGTTTGAATGAGACCAGCACAGAATGACTTACAATGCGTCAGAAAGGACTTTTCGCTTGCCCCAAACGACTATCAACATTTCTGATCACTTGCTGCCGAACCCAACAATTGCAGTGCAACACATAATGGACTTGCCACAGCTTTTAGTATTTCGTCTGACTTTTGGTTACAACCATCTGTTATCAATCAATGGCACCTGTATTTTCATCTGCAAAACTGTGAAAGAACTTTTCAGATTTACATTAGTCTTGCTGGGATgattatcattaaaaagaaaagatcaaagcAAACCGATGATTTATTTCATGCATCAGAAAAGCTTTCTTTCTTGCTGACCTTCCTAAATGCCTTCATTTAATACTTAATACTTGCATGGACATTCAAGAAGCGTCGAAAACGCATAACACCACTagcaaaatatttatatatagaacaCCTAA is a window encoding:
- the LOC7472773 gene encoding glutathione S-transferase T1 — protein: MKLKVYADRMSQPSRAVLIFCKVNRIDFEEVRVDISKRQHLTPEFKEINPMRKLPAIVDGRFKLFESHAILIYLACVFPGVADHWYPADLFKRAKINSVLDWHHSNLRRGAAEYVKNTTLAPVLGLPLDPQAAAEAEKVLFSSLSKIESVWLKGSGRFLLGGNQPSIADLSLVCELMQLEVLDEKDCSRILCPYKKVQQWMEDTKNATRPHFDKVHQILFKAKVKLQKVRSMSTNSENLKTKLASKM